The following proteins are co-located in the Pomacea canaliculata isolate SZHN2017 linkage group LG10, ASM307304v1, whole genome shotgun sequence genome:
- the LOC112573909 gene encoding ATP-binding cassette sub-family D member 3-like, with protein MAAQSKLTSRNSALVTAVGLGIYLAYRHISRTAQQKKGKTEEEIKVVIAQHDSRKEKAAVDALFIRRLKAILKILVPGWFTMETWYLALVAMSLIARTYADVWMIQNGTAIESAIIGRDVALFKTHLFKFIYAMPAISVVNNMLKYGLSELKLRFRTRLSQHLYSKYLRGFTFYKMSNLDNRIANADQLLTQDVERFCDSVAELYSNLSKPILDVFLYTVKLTGAIGAQGPAYMLLYLAFSGAVLTRLRRPIGRMTVTEQKLEGEYRYVNSRLITNCEEIAFYQGQKREQRTIIATFNKLVNHLRTFIFFRMQMGFLDNIIAKYIATVVGYLVVSRPFLNLAHPRHKTSTHSELLEDYYKSGRMLVKMAEAIGRIVLAGREMTRLAGFTARVTELIKVLDDMNSGLYERTMVTANVQKGGEKSSVQLKPGNGKIIVKDHIIRFDRVPLVTPNGDVLIQELSFEVKAGMNVLVCGPNGCGKSSLFRILGELWPLFGGTLTKPEKGKLFYIPQRPYMTVGTLRDQVIYPDSHEEQIQRGVKDEALAEILNKVQLEYILQREGGWESVQDWMDVLSGGEKQRIAMARLFYHRPQFAILDECTSAVSVDVEGFMYEYSREVGITLFTVSHRKSLWTHHEYYLKMDGRGNYEFKPITSDTSEFGS; from the exons ATGGCGGCTCAGAGTAAACTCACGTCGAGAAATTCAGCTTTAGTTACCGCTGTGGGGCTTGGGATTTATCTGGCATATCGACACATCTCCCGAACTGCACAACAAAAAAAGGG gaaaACTGAGGAAGAGATCAAAGTTGTTATTGCACAG catGACTCCAGAAAGGAAAAGGCTGCTGTTGATGCCCTTTTTATCAG GAGGTTGAAGGCCATTCTTAAAATCTTAGTTCCTGGATGGTTTACAATGGAG ACATGGTATTTGGCTTTGGTGGCCATGTCTCTGATTGCACGGACATATGCTGATGTTTGGATGATCCAGAATGGAACAGCCATTGAAAG tgctaTCATTGGTCGAGATGTTGCTCTTTTCAAGACCCACCTGTTTAAGTTcatttatgccatgccagct ATCTCTGTGGTGAACAACATGCTCAAG TATGGCCTGAGTGAGCTAAAACTAAGATTCAGGACTCGCCTTTCACAGCACTTGTACAGCAAATACTTGAG AGGTTTCACTTTCTACAAGATGAGTAACCTTGACAATCGCATTGCAAATGCAGACCAGCTTTTGACCCAAGATGTGGAAAGGTTCTGTGACTCCGTAGCAGAGCTGTATTCTAATCTCAGCAAG CCAATTTTGGACGTTTTCCTGTATACTGTAAAACTCACAGGGGCCATTGGTGCCCAG GGCCCAGCATACATGCTGCTATACCTGGCTTTTTCTGGAGCAGTACTCACCAG ATTGCGTAGACCGATTGGTCGAATGACAGTCACAGAGCAGAAACTGGAGGGTGAATATCGCTATGTCAACTCCCGTCTCATCACAAACTG tgaagaGATTGCCTTTTACCAAGGACAGAAACGAGAACAGCGCACGATCATTGCTACATTCAATAAACTG GTAAATCATCTGAGGACATTTATCTTCTTCCGGATGCAGATGGGGTTTTTAGATAACATCATTGCAAAAT ACATTGCTACCGTTGTGGGATACCTTGTGGTCAGCCGTCCATTCCTGAACCTAGCACATCCACGCCATAAGACATCAACACATAGTGAGCTGTTAGAG gaCTATTACAAGAGTGGTCGCATGTTGGTTAAAATGGCTGAGGCCATTGGCAGGATTGTGCTAGCAGGTCGGGAAATGACCAGACTGGCTGG attcACAGCACGAGTGACAGAACTGATTAAGGTGCTGGATGACATGAATAGTGGACTATATGAAAGGACAATGGTGACTGCTAATGTTCAGAAAG GTGGGGAAAAAAGCAGTGTTCAGTTGAAGCCAGGCAATGGGAAAATCATTGTGAAAGATCATATTATCAG GTTTGACAGAGTTCCTCTAGTAACACCTAATGGGGATGTTCTCATTCAGGAACTGTCATTTGAG GTGAAGGCGGGAATGAATGTTCTTGTGTGTGGTCCCAATGGTTGTGGCAAGAGCTCCCTTTTCAGGATCCTAGGGGAG tTGTGGCCCCTGTTTGGTGGAACTCTTACAAAACCAGAGAAAGGAAAGCTGTTCTACATCCCACag AGGCCTTACATGACTGTAGGAACTCTGAGGGATCAAGTCATTTACCCTGACTCGCACGAGGAACAAATCCAGCGAGGTGTAAAAGATGAAGCTCTTGCAGAAATTTTAAATAAG GTACAGCTGGAGTATATCTTGCAGAGAGAGGGTGGTTGGGAATCAGTGCAG GACTGGATGGACGTGCTCAGTGGGGGAGAAAAGCAAAGAATTGCA ATGGCTCGGCTTTTCTACCACAGACCACAGTTTGCCATCCTGGATGAATGTACCAGTGCTGTCAGTGTTGATGTGGAGGGCTTCATGTACGAGTACAGCCGAGAA GTTGGAATCACATTGTTTACTGTGTCTCATCGAAAGTCTCTGTGGACACACCACGAG TACTATCTCAAAATGGATGGCAGAGGGAACTACGAGTTTAAACCAATCACATCGGATACATCAGAGTTTGGATCATGA